In Mycteria americana isolate JAX WOST 10 ecotype Jacksonville Zoo and Gardens chromosome 5, USCA_MyAme_1.0, whole genome shotgun sequence, one DNA window encodes the following:
- the CPSF2 gene encoding cleavage and polyadenylation specificity factor subunit 2: protein MTSIIKLTTLSGVQEESALCYLLQVDEFRFLLDCGWDENFSMDIIDSLRKHVHQVDAVLLSHPDPLHLGALPYAVGKMGLNCAIYATIPVYKMGQMFMYDLYQSRHNTEDFTLFTLDDVDAAFDKIQQLKFSQIVNLKGKGHGLSITPLPAGHMIGGTIWKIVKDGEEEIVYAVDFNHKREIHLNGCSLEMLSRPSLLITDSFNATYVQPRRKQRDEQLLTNVLETLRGDGNVLIAVDTAGRVLELAQLLDQIWRTKDAGLGVYSLALLNNVSYNVVEFSKSQVEWMSDKLMRCFEDKRNNPFQFRHLSLCHSLSDLARVPSPKVVLASQPDLECGFSRDLFIQWCQDSKNSIILTYRTTPGTLARFLIDNPSEKVIDIELRKRVKLEGKELEEYLEKEKLKKEAAKKLEQSKEADIDSSDESDAEEDIDQPTVHKTKHDLMMKGEGSRKGSFFKQAKKSYPMFPAPEERIKWDEYGEIIKPEDFLVPELQATEEEKSKLESGLTNGEEPMDQDLSDVPTKCISATESMEIKARVTYIDYEGRSDGDSIKKIINQMKPRQLIIVHGPPEASQDLAECCRAFGGKDIKVYMPKLHETVDATSETHIYQVRLKDSLVSSLQFCKAKDAELAWIDGVLDMRVSKVDTGVILEEGELREDEDLEMQVDMPSSDSSVIAQQKAMKSLFGDDDKEMCEESEIIPTLEPLPPHEVLGHQSVFMNEPRLSDFKQVLLREGIQAEFVGGVLVCNNLVAVRRTETGRIGLEGCLCQDFYRIRDLLYEQYAIV, encoded by the exons ATGACATCGATTATCAAGTTGACTACACTTTCAGGGGTGCAGGAGGAATCTGCCCTTTGCTATCTGTTGCAAGTAGATGAATTTCGCTTTCTTTTGGACTGTGGCTGGGATGAAAACTTTTCTATGGATATTATTGATTCTCTGAGGAA ACATGTACACCAGGTTGATGCTGTTCTTCTTTCTCATCCTGACCCTCTACACCTTGGTGCTCTTCCATATGCAGTTGGAAAAATGGGGTTGAATTGTGCCATTTATGCAACTATTCCTGTATATAAAATGGGACAGATGTTTATGTATGATCTCTACCAG TCCCGCCATAATACTGAAGATTTCACGCTCTTTACATTGGATGATGTAGATGCAGCCTTTGATAAGATACAACAGCTGAAATTTTCTCAAATTGTGAACTTGAAAG GCAAAGGACATGGTTTGTCAATCACACCATTGCCAGCTGGCCACATGATAGGTGGCACAATTTGGAAGATTGTCAAGGACGGAGAGGAAGAAATCGTTTATGCAGTTGATTTCAACCACAAGAGGGAGAT CCATCTGAATGGATGTTCCTTGGAAATGTTGAGCAGGCCTTCATTGCTTATTACAGATTCATTTAATGCTACTTATGTACAACCCAGGAGGAAGCAAAGGGATGAACAGCTACTGA CTAATGTTTTGGAGACATTACGAGGTGATGGAAATGTATTAATAGCCGTGGATACAGCAGGCAGAGTTCTGGAACTTGCTCAACTTCTTGATCAGATCTGGAGAACGAAAGATGCAGGATTAGGAGTCTACTCTCTAGCACTTTTGAATAATGTCAGCTACAATGTAGTGGAGTTCTCTAAATCACAG GTTGAATGGATGAGTGACAAGTTGATGAGGTGCTTTGAAGACAAGAGAAACAATCCTTTTCAGTTCCGCCATCTCTCCTTATGTCACAGTTTGTCTGATCTGGCTCGAGTGCCTAGTCCAAAAGTTGTTCTTGCCAGTCAACCTGACTTAGAGTGTGGGTTTTCTAGAGATCTTTTCATTCAATGGTGCCAGGATTCCAAAAACTCTATAATTTTAACTTATCGCACTACACCTGGAACATTAGCACGATTCCTGATTGATAATCCTTCTGAAAAAGTTATAGATATTGAG TTGAGAAAACGTGTCAAGTTGGAAGGAAAAGAACTTGAAGAATACCTagaaaaggagaaactgaagaaagaagcagctaAGAAGTTAGAACAGTCTAAAGA GGCAGATATTGATTCCAGTGATGAGAGTGATGCTGAAGAGGATATTGATCAACCAACTGTACATAAGACCAAACATGATTTGATGATGAAAGGTGAAGGTAGCCGGAAAGGAAGCTTCTTCAAACAGGCAAAGAAATCTTATCCAATGTTTCCAGCCCCTGAAGAAAGAATTAAATGGGATGAATATGGCGAGATTATCAA ACCTGAGGATTTTCTAGTTCCAGAACTTCaagcaacagaagaagaaaaaagtaaattagaaTCTGGTTTGACAAATGGAGAAGAGCCTATGGACCAGGATTTATCAGATGTTCCTACCAAATGTATTTCTGCAACAGAATCCATGGAAATTAA AGCCAGAGTTACATACATTGACTATGAAGGACGTTCAGATGGggactcaattaaaaaaattattaaccaAATGAAGCCAAGACAACTGATCATTGTCCATGGACCACCTGAGGCCAGTCAGGACCTTGCAGAATGTTGCAGAGCTTTTGGTGGAAAAGATATTAAAGTTTACATGCCGAAACTGCATGAAACTGTAGATGCAACCAGCGAAACTCACATTTACCAG GTCAGGTTAAAAGATTCTCTTGTCAGCTCCCTTCAGTTCTGTAAAGCCAAGGATGCTGAGTTGGCTTGGATAGATGGTGTTCTGGACATGCGGGTTTCGAAAGTGGATACTGGAGTTATTTTGGAAGAGGGAGAGCTAAGAGAAGATGAAGACTTAGAGATGCAAGTGGATATGCCTTCTTCAGACTCTAGTGTCATTGCACAACAGAAGGCCATGAAAAGCCTATTCGGTGACGATGACAAGGAGATGTGTGAGGAGAGTGAGATCATTCCTACTTTGGAACCTCTGCCACCTCATGAG GTTCTTGGACATCAGTCTGTGTTTATGAATGAGCCAAGACTGTCTGACTTCAAGCAAGTTCTCTTGCGAGAAGGTATACAAGCTGAATTTGTAGGAGGAGTGCTTGTGTGCAACAATCTGGTGGCTGTTCGCAGG ACTGAAACAGGGCGCATTGGATTGGAAGGCTGTCTCTGTCAGGACTTCTATAGGATAAGAGACCTTTTATACGAGCAATACGCCATTGTCTAA